DNA from Actinomyces sp. oral taxon 897:
TTCTTGAACTTCAGGATACGGATCTTGGGGCCCTTCTCCTCACCGACGATCTCGGCGGTGACACGGGCCCTGGCCAGGTCGGCAGCGGTGGCGGTGACCTTGTCGCCGTCCACCAGCATGACGGGGGCGAGGTTGACCTCGTCACCGACCTGACCGGCGAGCTTGTCGACGACCACGACGTCGCCGACGGAGACCTTCTCCTGACGGCCGCCGGCCTTGACGATCGCGTAGACCACTTGTTGCTCAATTCTGTCGAGTGCGTCTCAGACCGCCACGACCTCGGCCCGGACGGGCAGGAGGGCGATCTCCTGGGCAATGGTGCGCGAGGCACCGGCAGACAACTCTAGGGGATGTCCGGCCGGGGGCCAACCTCGGGGGCAAGCGGGTGCCTGTGTTATTCCGCACGCCAGCGCGGTGGCCCCACCGCGTTAGGCACGGGGCGGCTACGGGCCGTGAGCCACTCCGGCAGGATTCGCGGGCCGGCGTCGGGCACGGGGGCGCCCC
Protein-coding regions in this window:
- the rplU gene encoding 50S ribosomal protein L21 produces the protein MVYAIVKAGGRQEKVSVGDVVVVDKLAGQVGDEVNLAPVMLVDGDKVTATAADLARARVTAEIVGEEKGPKIRILKFKNKTGFRKRQGHRAQLTAVRVTAIK